TCTCACCTGCGAAAGCGAGCTCTCCTTGCGCCATCATCTTCACTTGTGGCACGGTGTTGGCCGCATACCGGGCGTAACCTTCGACCGCTGCTCGGAGCAGCTCGGCTTCCTCAACGAGATCGTCAGTCATGTCGGCGAGCAGCAGTCGCGCTTCGAACGGCTGTGTGGGCACTAGTTGGGGGATCGATCGCACTTTCAGGTATGAAGTCTGCTCGACCGCGATGATCTCTCGCGCGATCTCTGCCGCTGCCGCAGGGTCATCGAAGTCGAGGTGCAGATCCATCTTGAGCTTGAGCGTTCGCAGGTTTTTTGCGTCGTACTCCAGCGCCTCTTCGATCGTCTTGAACGCCTGCGTTCGCTGACCGTCCTCGGCTTGTACTCGTGCGAGGAATCGGAGGTACTGCGTCCTCGGCTGCAACTGCACCGCCTTTTCCAGCAACGGGAGTCGCTCTTTATTGGATCTACGTTCGATCGACGCTCGGAGGTACCACGCTTCGGCGTCAGCCCGCGCTATGGAAGCGAGCTTTTGCGATGCTGCATCGGCTCGCTCGATGTCGGCCTGTTCGATGACTGCGGCCTTTCTGAGCGTATCAAGTGCGCCCGCCGCGTCCGCCTTCGCCAGTTCTACCCTTGCGAAGTACACCAGCGCGATGAGCGGGAACAGGCATCCGACGACCGCCAGCGTCACTCGCAGTTTGACCGGCGTTGATTCCGGCGACGATCCGTCGGTCGCAAGCTGCAGACCCGCGCCAAGCAGCACGAACACCAGGAACCCGATGCCGAAGAAGTACAAGTTGCTCTCGACCAGGCCGTGCGCGCCTGCTCCGACTATCGCAGCGATGCACCCGGCCAGCAGCGTCCTGCGTTCCACCGGCAGCGAGCGCGCTCCAGAGCAGACCTGCTTGAGCCACGTGCCGACGATCCACAGCACGATGAGCAGCGTGAGAACGCCACCCTCGGCTGCGATTTGCAAATACGTTTGGTGAGCGAACTGCGTCTGCTCGTGCAATCCCGATCTCGCCGATTGAAACCGGTATGAGCCGATCCCGTAGCCCACCGGATTCGACTCGATCAGGCTGACGGTGCCCTGCCACAGCAGCTTGCGATACTCGACAGACTGCGTTTGCGTGCCTGCGGCGTTGGATACGCGGTTCATCGAGCCG
This region of Armatimonadota bacterium genomic DNA includes:
- a CDS encoding O-antigen ligase family protein encodes the protein MTKVRLELALLVSACAVAVVLGGQIVVFALPFEGIGDLPSLVRLFVGVLVFGALAYVVSTRRVIQTPSSRFSFPVMGLVLVLGSSILLSSFGFVSFDAWMSWVVYGAGFFLAVGSLGRVRGPRLLFATLTAAMALVALRGIYEYLKVFEIEPTYRIFAGWNNPNALAGVLLVGLPIALALGLSSKGLQRGLSMAAAVLIMLALLLTQSKGGYLAAAVSIATLVSLCLIWRRGWFSFSALIPVAVAGLLLFSFQSRGAAADDQSGSMNRVSNAAGTQTQSVEYRKLLWQGTVSLIESNPVGYGIGSYRFQSARSGLHEQTQFAHQTYLQIAAEGGVLTLLIVLWIVGTWLKQVCSGARSLPVERRTLLAGCIAAIVGAGAHGLVESNLYFFGIGFLVFVLLGAGLQLATDGSSPESTPVKLRVTLAVVGCLFPLIALVYFARVELAKADAAGALDTLRKAAVIEQADIERADAASQKLASIARADAEAWYLRASIERRSNKERLPLLEKAVQLQPRTQYLRFLARVQAEDGQRTQAFKTIEEALEYDAKNLRTLKLKMDLHLDFDDPAAAAEIAREIIAVEQTSYLKVRSIPQLVPTQPFEARLLLADMTDDLVEEAELLRAAVEGYARYAANTVPQVKMMAQGELAFAGETLATAREKMATAREAAARLREIYEGLGDAPSLESLDELVPGLTVD